In the Akkermansiaceae bacterium genome, one interval contains:
- a CDS encoding HAD hydrolase-like protein yields the protein MIYKTIIFDFDGTIADTMEEGRRIFNEIGPAYGIRQIDREEMEGFRSYTINQFIEEMKIPKTKIPFFIAKGTLAMRRSIAGLPLIPGVGEVLPALRAQVDRFGILTSNAVDNVELFLDSHGIRGLFDFVSSTSKLTGKSRHLNATRKQYGLKAEEMLYVGDEVRDLQAAKKAGIPCAGVTWGFNTRERLAAEQPEHLLDRPAELLRLAGH from the coding sequence ATGATATACAAGACCATCATATTCGACTTCGACGGCACCATCGCGGACACCATGGAGGAAGGGCGGAGGATCTTCAACGAGATCGGCCCGGCCTATGGCATCCGCCAGATCGACCGCGAGGAGATGGAGGGCTTCCGCAGCTACACCATCAACCAGTTCATCGAGGAGATGAAGATCCCCAAGACGAAGATCCCTTTCTTCATCGCGAAGGGGACACTGGCCATGCGGCGGAGCATCGCCGGGCTGCCATTGATCCCTGGGGTGGGGGAGGTGCTGCCCGCGTTGCGCGCGCAGGTGGACCGCTTTGGCATCCTGACTTCCAACGCGGTGGACAATGTGGAGCTGTTCCTGGACAGCCATGGCATCCGCGGGCTGTTCGATTTCGTTTCCTCCACCTCGAAGCTCACCGGGAAATCCCGGCACCTGAATGCCACCCGCAAGCAATACGGGTTGAAGGCGGAGGAAATGCTCTACGTCGGTGACGAGGTGCGGGATCTCCAGGCTGCGAAGAAAGCCGGCATCCCCTGTGCGGGTGTCACCTGGGGCTTCAATACCCGGGAACGCCTCGCTGCGGAGCAGCCGGAGCACCTGCTGGACAGACCGGCCGAGCTTCTCCGGTTGGCGGGGCATTGA
- a CDS encoding OmpA family protein has translation MPETPEKNAESTIAGKEAEIVKQDAVANDAPQAHEADAAPKQAIPPFVVVGLLVAAVLVVVLVVMNGQKKKADSEEDRSAMKAEVEAMRGELNRQRMSMGLRPLENGGESIDDITKRLTKDAESIVGLAHSFQGMLKEKDAALDAKNGELITSEKLRQSFAAENNRLQTELSRLLVSGADGDLAKKEVAEIKGQRDRLAAELAKVQRDLASAAGGRSQDEYADLQRQHAEAKRSSDFFEKRVKELEAELAKLRIFAKSESELLPAAVELFRTLRGLEGTKDADNMTAYSDIGVKLGARVLRTLDFPTGSSELTPEDIQAIPGLVEQVEEGDLIFVVGYASTTGNPESNRVLSSDRATAAAQAVSTVKRPDQMVQAVYIGQTTRFGGSSPERNQICEIWHIKKK, from the coding sequence ATGCCAGAAACCCCCGAGAAGAACGCGGAATCCACGATCGCCGGAAAAGAAGCGGAAATCGTCAAGCAGGATGCCGTTGCGAATGACGCGCCGCAGGCCCATGAAGCTGATGCCGCGCCGAAGCAGGCGATTCCCCCCTTCGTCGTTGTCGGTCTGCTTGTGGCCGCCGTGCTGGTGGTGGTGCTGGTCGTGATGAACGGACAGAAGAAGAAGGCGGACTCTGAGGAAGATCGCTCCGCGATGAAAGCGGAGGTGGAAGCCATGCGCGGCGAGCTGAACCGCCAGCGCATGTCCATGGGGCTGCGTCCGCTGGAGAACGGCGGCGAATCCATTGATGACATCACCAAGCGCCTCACCAAGGATGCGGAGTCCATCGTCGGGCTGGCGCACAGTTTCCAGGGCATGCTGAAGGAGAAGGATGCCGCGCTGGACGCGAAGAATGGCGAACTGATCACTTCGGAAAAGCTGCGGCAGAGTTTCGCCGCGGAGAACAACCGCCTCCAGACGGAACTCAGCCGCCTGCTGGTGAGTGGCGCGGACGGAGACCTGGCGAAGAAGGAAGTGGCGGAGATCAAGGGCCAGCGTGACCGCCTCGCCGCGGAACTGGCGAAGGTCCAGCGTGACCTGGCATCCGCCGCCGGAGGACGTTCCCAGGATGAATATGCGGACCTCCAACGCCAGCATGCCGAGGCCAAGCGTTCCAGCGACTTCTTCGAGAAACGCGTCAAGGAACTGGAGGCGGAACTCGCGAAGCTCCGCATCTTCGCCAAGTCGGAGAGCGAGCTTCTGCCCGCCGCCGTCGAACTTTTCCGCACGCTGCGCGGCCTGGAGGGCACGAAAGATGCCGACAACATGACCGCCTACAGCGACATCGGCGTGAAGCTCGGTGCACGTGTCCTCCGCACCCTCGATTTCCCGACCGGCTCCAGTGAACTCACCCCAGAGGACATCCAGGCCATCCCCGGTCTGGTGGAGCAGGTGGAGGAAGGCGATCTCATTTTCGTCGTCGGCTACGCCTCGACCACCGGCAATCCGGAATCGAACCGCGTTCTTTCCTCCGACCGCGCCACTGCAGCCGCGCAGGCAGTCTCCACCGTAAAGCGTCCGGACCAGATGGTGCAGGCCGTCTACATCGGCCAGACCACCCGCTTCGGCGGCAGCTCCCCGGAGCGCAACCAGATCTGCGAGATCTGGCATATAAAGAAGAAGTGA
- the tsaD gene encoding tRNA (adenosine(37)-N6)-threonylcarbamoyltransferase complex transferase subunit TsaD, with the protein MALLLAIESSCDETAVAILRGEPGKTTDILSSEISSQIELHREHGGVVPELASRNHSLNLRPLVDQAIAHAGVAVTDIDAFAATTGPGLASSLLIGSTAAKAMACALGRPFLGVNHLEGHLLSPFVGGTQVPPHIALIVSGGHTLLLEVEGAGKYTKLGGTRDDAAGEAYDKVGKMLGLPYPGGPEIEKAAVGGDVKAYDFPRSMLHDPHLDFSFSGLKTAVLYTLQREEGNIRLPDLAASFQQAVIEILVGKTMKAVERTGHRMVALSGGVTMNKALRAAFQQACDKKGIALAIAPPALCTDNAAMIAFAALLRHLDGQSSRLDEDIFPNLPLV; encoded by the coding sequence GTGGCACTACTCCTGGCGATCGAATCTTCCTGTGATGAAACCGCGGTGGCGATCCTCCGCGGGGAACCCGGAAAGACCACCGACATCCTCTCCTCGGAGATATCATCGCAGATCGAGCTGCACCGCGAGCACGGCGGGGTGGTGCCGGAACTGGCATCGCGGAACCATTCGCTCAACCTCCGGCCGCTGGTGGATCAGGCCATCGCCCATGCGGGCGTGGCTGTCACGGACATCGATGCCTTCGCCGCGACCACCGGCCCGGGCCTCGCTTCCTCCCTGCTCATCGGGAGCACGGCGGCGAAGGCGATGGCGTGCGCCCTCGGCAGGCCGTTCCTCGGCGTGAACCACCTGGAGGGCCACCTCCTTTCCCCATTCGTCGGCGGGACCCAGGTGCCGCCGCACATCGCCCTCATCGTTTCCGGCGGCCACACGCTGCTGCTGGAGGTGGAGGGTGCGGGGAAATACACCAAGCTCGGCGGAACCCGGGACGATGCCGCGGGCGAAGCTTACGATAAGGTTGGGAAAATGCTCGGCCTGCCCTATCCCGGTGGCCCGGAGATCGAGAAAGCCGCCGTCGGCGGGGATGTGAAAGCCTATGATTTCCCGCGCTCCATGCTGCATGATCCCCATCTGGACTTCTCCTTTTCCGGTCTGAAGACGGCGGTTCTCTACACCCTGCAGAGGGAGGAAGGGAACATCCGCTTGCCGGATCTGGCGGCGTCCTTCCAGCAGGCGGTCATCGAGATCCTCGTCGGAAAGACCATGAAGGCGGTGGAGCGCACCGGCCACCGGATGGTCGCTCTGTCTGGCGGCGTCACCATGAACAAGGCGCTGCGGGCCGCGTTCCAACAGGCCTGTGATAAAAAAGGCATCGCACTGGCCATCGCGCCACCCGCGCTGTGCACGGACAATGCCGCCATGATCGCCTTCGCCGCGCTGCTCCGCCATCTGGACGGGCAGTCCTCACGGCTGGATGAGGACATCTTTCCCAACTTGCCGCTCGTTTGA
- a CDS encoding stilbene synthase, with product MFLRSIASAVPEYPFTQEQCWHAMRDGGLTSTLKPRSAALVEKILTGGNSGIATRNFAVPDIVPLFSRGPQQLSEDYEREAPALAADALSKAIGKAGISAAEIDALFLCTCTGYLCPGVTSHVAEKLGLRPDVYLADLVGLGCGAAIPTLRAAHGYLAANPDATIAVVAVEICSAAFYADDDPGVLISLCLFGDGASASVWSGKGQPGDWQAGDFTTLHLPEEREKIRFVNAEGHLKNQLHKSVPGLAADAVAKLYARRTAGPDQVLAHSGGRDVIDALENVLPFSLTETRGVLEHHGNMSSPSVLFALEKRLASSADDRHLWLTAFGAGFAAHACEIRKE from the coding sequence ATGTTCCTCCGCTCCATCGCATCGGCCGTGCCCGAATACCCCTTCACCCAGGAACAATGTTGGCATGCGATGCGGGATGGAGGGCTGACCTCCACACTGAAACCGCGCTCCGCCGCTCTGGTGGAAAAGATCCTCACCGGCGGGAACTCCGGCATCGCCACACGGAACTTCGCCGTGCCGGACATCGTCCCGCTTTTCAGCCGCGGGCCGCAGCAACTCAGCGAGGACTATGAGCGGGAGGCCCCCGCACTGGCGGCGGATGCGCTATCAAAGGCCATCGGGAAAGCGGGCATCTCCGCTGCGGAGATCGACGCGTTGTTTCTCTGCACCTGCACCGGCTATCTCTGCCCCGGCGTGACCAGCCATGTGGCGGAAAAGCTGGGCCTGCGGCCGGACGTCTATCTGGCGGACTTGGTGGGACTGGGCTGCGGTGCGGCCATCCCCACCCTGCGGGCCGCCCACGGCTATCTGGCGGCGAATCCCGACGCCACCATCGCCGTGGTCGCCGTGGAGATCTGCTCCGCGGCCTTTTATGCCGATGATGATCCGGGCGTGCTCATCAGCCTTTGCCTGTTCGGGGATGGTGCTTCCGCTTCGGTCTGGTCCGGCAAGGGTCAACCGGGTGACTGGCAGGCGGGTGACTTCACCACGCTCCATTTACCGGAAGAACGGGAGAAGATCCGCTTCGTCAATGCGGAAGGGCATCTGAAAAACCAGCTCCACAAATCCGTGCCCGGCCTGGCCGCGGATGCGGTCGCAAAACTTTATGCCCGGCGCACGGCGGGTCCCGACCAGGTGCTGGCCCACTCCGGCGGGCGGGATGTGATCGACGCGCTGGAAAACGTGCTGCCCTTTTCCCTGACAGAGACGCGTGGGGTGCTGGAGCATCATGGCAACATGAGCAGCCCGTCCGTGCTCTTCGCGTTGGAAAAGCGACTGGCGTCGTCAGCGGACGACCGGCACCTCTGGCTCACCGCCTTCGGCGCGGGCTTCGCCGCGCATGCTTGTGAGATAAGGAAGGAGTGA